In Janibacter alkaliphilus, the following proteins share a genomic window:
- a CDS encoding aspartate/glutamate racemase family protein: MPTTSAPTASAPSPDTRAAEADGSPAGSPLQTLGLVGGMSWHSTATYYRIVNEQVAAARGGHSSAKVVLESLDFAEIRECQIAQDWDRAGGLIAGAAVRCQDSGADVVAICTNLMHRVAPQVEQALSVPLVHIGDAVAAAARREGWSTLGILGTDGVMSQPFYADRLAEHGVAAVVPGPEARADVDRIIFDELTHGTIREESRERYLRVIDDLAAAGAEAVVLACTEIGLLVGPDVSPLPVIDSAEVHAHELAARALGQA, encoded by the coding sequence ATGCCGACCACGAGCGCACCGACCGCGTCCGCACCGTCTCCTGACACCCGAGCGGCCGAGGCCGACGGGTCTCCTGCGGGGAGCCCGCTGCAGACCCTCGGGCTCGTGGGCGGGATGAGCTGGCACTCGACCGCGACCTACTACCGCATCGTCAACGAGCAGGTCGCGGCCGCGCGGGGCGGGCACAGCTCGGCGAAGGTGGTCCTGGAGAGCCTGGACTTCGCCGAGATCCGGGAGTGCCAGATCGCCCAGGACTGGGACCGGGCCGGTGGCCTCATCGCCGGTGCCGCGGTGCGCTGCCAGGACAGCGGCGCCGACGTCGTGGCGATCTGCACCAACCTCATGCACCGGGTCGCGCCGCAGGTGGAGCAGGCGCTGTCGGTGCCGCTGGTGCACATCGGCGACGCGGTCGCGGCCGCCGCCCGGCGCGAGGGCTGGAGCACCCTGGGCATCCTGGGCACCGACGGGGTGATGTCGCAGCCCTTCTACGCCGACCGGCTGGCCGAGCACGGCGTGGCGGCGGTGGTGCCGGGGCCCGAGGCCCGCGCCGACGTCGACCGGATCATCTTCGACGAGCTGACCCACGGCACGATCCGCGAGGAGTCCCGGGAGCGCTACCTGCGGGTGATCGACGACCTGGCCGCGGCGGGCGCGGAGGCGGTCGTGCTGGCCTGCACCGAGATCGGCCTGCTGGTCGGCCCGGACGTCAGCCCGCTCCCGGTCATCGACAGCGCCGAGGTGCACGCGCACGAGCTGGCGGCCCGGGCGCTCGGCCAGGCCTGA
- a CDS encoding quinone oxidoreductase family protein encodes MTGTMSALVTGGGPTWTLTEVPAPTPGPGEVLVRAAAVAVNNADLGIIDGADPGAGGSGEQAVAGFEVAGEVVALGEGVDQVAVGDQVMASTGAAFAELVLVDQRYVMPRPDGLAPEVGCALPTGLLTEHGALAAAGLESGLDGRSVLITGASTAIGLIGVQVVRALGAGQVIGTTRSDDKADLLREVGVDTVVVTSEQELTEAVLAATEGRGVDLVLDHVAGQTFADCLPATAEDGQVVNIGRVGGPASTIDIDALSFRHLTVHGVSFGAREDEMARVIAGVREHLLPAVADGRIRPVVAETVSWGEHERVVQLMRDGSARGKLVLTLG; translated from the coding sequence ATGACCGGCACGATGAGCGCCCTCGTCACCGGAGGCGGCCCCACCTGGACGCTGACCGAGGTGCCCGCGCCCACCCCCGGCCCCGGCGAGGTGCTGGTGCGCGCGGCCGCGGTCGCCGTCAACAACGCCGACCTCGGCATCATCGACGGTGCCGACCCCGGCGCCGGCGGCAGCGGCGAGCAGGCGGTGGCCGGGTTCGAGGTCGCCGGCGAGGTGGTCGCGCTCGGCGAAGGTGTCGACCAGGTCGCCGTCGGCGACCAGGTGATGGCCTCGACCGGTGCGGCCTTCGCCGAGCTGGTGCTCGTCGACCAGCGCTACGTCATGCCGCGCCCGGACGGGCTGGCCCCCGAGGTCGGCTGCGCCCTGCCGACCGGGCTGCTCACCGAGCACGGCGCGCTCGCCGCCGCCGGGCTGGAGTCAGGCCTCGACGGCCGCAGCGTGCTGATCACCGGCGCCTCCACGGCGATCGGGCTGATCGGGGTGCAGGTGGTCCGCGCGCTCGGCGCGGGGCAGGTCATCGGCACCACCCGCAGCGACGACAAGGCCGACCTGCTCCGTGAGGTGGGCGTGGACACCGTCGTCGTCACCAGCGAGCAGGAGCTCACCGAGGCGGTGCTCGCGGCCACCGAGGGTCGCGGGGTCGACCTCGTGCTCGACCACGTCGCCGGGCAGACCTTCGCCGACTGCCTGCCGGCCACCGCCGAGGACGGCCAGGTGGTCAACATCGGCCGGGTCGGCGGTCCCGCCTCGACGATCGACATCGACGCGCTCTCCTTCCGCCACCTCACCGTGCACGGGGTGTCCTTCGGTGCCCGGGAGGACGAGATGGCCCGGGTCATCGCCGGGGTGCGCGAGCACCTGCTGCCCGCCGTCGCCGACGGGCGGATCCGGCCGGTGGTCGCCGAGACCGTGTCGTGGGGCGAGCACGAGCGCGTGGTGCAGCTGATGCGCGACGGCAGCGCCCGCGGCAAGCTCGTGCTCACCCTCGGCTGA
- a CDS encoding (R)-mandelonitrile lyase, whose product MEIIETPPTTKNPPEQFTGDVWLDPIASPREEGQRMVVAKVRFAPGARTAWHSHARGQTLHVTQGVAWVQSRGQEKVEARAGQTLYCPPDEEHWHGASPDSFMEHLAMLDMADDPAASTTWLEHVTDEEYLA is encoded by the coding sequence GTGGAGATCATCGAGACGCCGCCGACGACGAAGAACCCGCCGGAGCAGTTCACCGGAGACGTCTGGCTCGACCCGATCGCCTCGCCCCGCGAGGAGGGGCAGCGGATGGTCGTGGCGAAGGTGCGGTTCGCCCCCGGCGCCCGCACGGCCTGGCACAGCCACGCCCGCGGCCAGACCCTGCACGTCACCCAGGGGGTCGCCTGGGTGCAGTCCCGCGGCCAGGAGAAGGTCGAGGCCCGCGCGGGTCAGACCCTCTACTGCCCGCCGGACGAGGAGCACTGGCACGGGGCCTCGCCGGACAGCTTCATGGAGCACCTGGCGATGCTGGACATGGCCGACGACCCGGCCGCCTCGACGACCTGGCTGGAGCACGTCACCGACGAGGAGTACCTCGCCTGA
- a CDS encoding aldo/keto reductase, whose protein sequence is MDTFTLNNGVTMPVLGFGVFQTPAEETRQAVAAALEAGYRHIDTAAAYGNEREVGEAIAASGIPREEIFVETKIWISDYGYDETLHAFDKAAGKLGLDVIDLLILHQPLTQPTFQASIDAYRALETLLEQGKVRAIGVSNFMPDQLDQLLAATSVVPAVNQIESHPYFRQPELIAADAEHGILTQAWSPIGGITFYRDGQTGSTLEDPVITDIAEKHGATPAQVMLRWHVQEGRQVIPKSVTPSRIQENIDIFGVTLSEDELRAIDALETGQRGGPEPGSMTLEQYGMPIPEA, encoded by the coding sequence ATGGACACCTTCACCCTCAACAACGGCGTCACCATGCCGGTCCTCGGCTTCGGCGTCTTCCAGACCCCGGCCGAGGAGACCCGGCAGGCCGTGGCCGCCGCGCTGGAGGCCGGCTACCGGCACATCGACACCGCCGCCGCGTACGGCAACGAGCGGGAGGTCGGCGAGGCGATCGCCGCCTCCGGCATCCCGCGCGAGGAGATCTTCGTCGAGACCAAGATCTGGATCAGCGACTACGGCTACGACGAGACCCTGCACGCCTTCGACAAGGCGGCCGGCAAGCTCGGCCTCGACGTCATCGACCTGCTGATCCTGCACCAGCCGCTCACCCAGCCCACCTTCCAGGCGAGCATCGACGCCTACCGGGCGCTGGAGACGCTGCTGGAGCAGGGCAAGGTCCGCGCCATCGGCGTCAGCAACTTCATGCCCGACCAGCTCGACCAGCTGCTGGCCGCGACCAGCGTCGTGCCCGCCGTCAACCAGATCGAGTCGCACCCCTACTTCCGGCAGCCGGAGCTCATCGCCGCCGACGCCGAGCACGGCATCCTCACCCAGGCCTGGTCCCCGATCGGCGGAATCACCTTCTACCGCGACGGTCAGACCGGCTCCACCCTGGAGGACCCGGTGATCACCGACATCGCCGAGAAGCACGGCGCCACCCCGGCCCAGGTCATGCTCCGCTGGCACGTCCAGGAGGGTCGCCAGGTCATCCCCAAGTCGGTGACCCCCTCGCGGATCCAGGAGAACATCGACATCTTCGGCGTCACGCTGAGCGAGGACGAGCTGCGGGCCATCGACGCCCTGGAGACCGGCCAGCGCGGCGGCCCCGAGCCGGGGTCGATGACCTTGGAGCAGTACGGCATGCCGATCCCGGAGGCCTGA
- a CDS encoding alcohol dehydrogenase catalytic domain-containing protein — MRATYMYAVGDVRVTDAPDPTIQQPTDAIVRTTRACVCGSDLHPYHSMPASEDGAAMGHEILGVVEEVGSEVRTVSPGDLVIAPFALSCGVCEFCRAGLQTSCVRGGFWGDPGFGTAGTQAEAARVPLADGSLVPVPGVGADADEALLNSLLTLTDVYGTGWHAAHMAKVGPGSTVTVIGDGAVGLLAVLSAKQLGAERIILMGRHQVRTDLGRDFGATDVVAERGEEGIAAVRELTDGGSQVVLEAVGHMPAYEQSVGIVRPGGVISRVGVPQYEEAPVGFGSLFGGNITLTGGPAPVRAYTEQLLPAVLDGTVDPGRVFDRTVGLEETAEAYRLMDDREALKVALRP; from the coding sequence ATGCGAGCCACCTACATGTACGCCGTCGGCGACGTCCGCGTCACCGACGCTCCCGACCCGACCATCCAGCAGCCCACCGACGCCATCGTGCGCACGACTCGCGCCTGCGTCTGCGGCAGCGACCTGCACCCCTACCACTCGATGCCGGCCTCCGAGGACGGCGCGGCCATGGGCCACGAGATCCTCGGCGTCGTCGAGGAGGTCGGGTCGGAGGTACGCACCGTCTCGCCCGGCGACCTGGTGATCGCCCCCTTCGCCCTCTCCTGCGGAGTCTGCGAGTTCTGCCGCGCCGGTCTGCAGACCTCGTGCGTGCGCGGAGGCTTCTGGGGCGACCCCGGCTTCGGCACCGCCGGCACCCAGGCCGAGGCCGCCCGCGTCCCGCTCGCCGACGGCAGCCTGGTGCCCGTCCCGGGCGTCGGCGCCGACGCCGACGAGGCCCTGCTGAACTCGCTGCTCACCCTCACCGACGTCTACGGCACCGGCTGGCACGCCGCCCACATGGCGAAGGTGGGCCCGGGCAGCACCGTGACCGTCATCGGCGACGGCGCGGTCGGCCTGCTCGCCGTGCTCTCGGCCAAGCAGCTGGGCGCCGAGCGGATCATCCTCATGGGCCGCCACCAGGTCCGCACCGACCTCGGCCGCGACTTCGGCGCCACCGACGTCGTCGCCGAGCGTGGCGAGGAGGGCATCGCCGCCGTCCGTGAGCTCACCGACGGCGGCAGCCAGGTCGTCCTCGAGGCGGTCGGCCACATGCCGGCCTACGAGCAGTCCGTCGGCATCGTCCGCCCCGGCGGCGTCATCAGCCGGGTCGGCGTCCCGCAGTACGAGGAGGCCCCGGTCGGCTTCGGCAGCCTCTTCGGCGGCAACATCACCCTCACCGGCGGCCCGGCCCCGGTGCGCGCCTACACCGAGCAGCTGCTCCCGGCCGTCCTCGACGGGACCGTCGACCCCGGCCGCGTCTTCGACCGGACCGTGGGCCTGGAGGAGACCGCCGAGGCGTACCGCCTCATGGACGACCGCGAGGCGCTGAAGGTGGCCCTCCGCCCCTGA
- a CDS encoding helix-turn-helix transcriptional regulator encodes MDLRAEIRDFLRTRRDRITPEEAGLPAYGGNRRVKGLRREEVAMLAGVSVDYYVRMERGSLAGASESVLDALANALRLEEAERDHLYALARESGAGSAQRRRRKAPEATVRPAVQQVVDAISDAPAWVRNGRHDVLAMNPLARALYAPVFDTEPRRPANTTRFVYLHPEAAQELFVDYDRVACDAAAMLRLEAGRNPHDQELIALVGELSTRSQVFRERWASQDVRYHRSGVKRLRHPAVGQLDLDFEAMELPSEPGLALNVYTAAVGTPAHDGLRLLASWVATQEAAVTEPQE; translated from the coding sequence ATGGACCTGCGCGCCGAGATCCGGGACTTCCTGCGCACCCGGCGGGACCGGATCACCCCCGAGGAGGCCGGGCTGCCGGCCTACGGCGGGAACCGTCGGGTCAAGGGGCTGCGCCGCGAGGAGGTGGCGATGCTCGCCGGGGTCTCGGTGGACTACTACGTGCGGATGGAGCGCGGCAGCCTCGCCGGCGCCTCGGAGAGCGTGCTGGACGCGCTGGCGAACGCGCTGCGGCTGGAGGAGGCCGAGCGGGACCACCTCTACGCGCTGGCCCGCGAGTCCGGGGCGGGGTCGGCGCAGCGGCGGCGGCGCAAGGCACCGGAGGCCACGGTGCGACCGGCGGTGCAGCAGGTCGTCGACGCGATCAGCGACGCGCCGGCCTGGGTGCGCAACGGGCGACACGACGTGCTGGCGATGAACCCGCTGGCGCGGGCGCTGTACGCCCCGGTCTTCGACACCGAGCCGCGGCGCCCGGCGAACACCACCCGCTTCGTCTACCTGCACCCGGAGGCGGCGCAGGAGCTCTTCGTCGACTACGACCGGGTGGCCTGCGACGCCGCGGCGATGCTGCGGCTGGAGGCGGGGCGCAACCCGCACGACCAGGAGCTCATCGCGCTGGTCGGCGAGCTCTCCACCCGCAGCCAGGTCTTCCGCGAGCGCTGGGCCAGCCAGGACGTGCGCTACCACCGCAGCGGGGTGAAGCGGCTGCGGCACCCGGCGGTCGGCCAGCTCGACCTCGACTTCGAGGCGATGGAGCTGCCCTCGGAGCCGGGCCTGGCGCTGAACGTCTACACCGCCGCGGTGGGCACCCCCGCGCACGACGGGCTGCGGCTGCTGGCGTCGTGGGTGGCCACGCAGGAGGCTGCCGTGACCGAGCCGCAGGAGTAG
- a CDS encoding PIN domain-containing protein yields the protein MRGVLRVFVDANVLYSRTQRDWLALIYLQGEQSPYEVYWSEDVLAEVAYHLRRRHPLWSGRKIATLRDRIAGTFEVGRVTDFEVVAVDGVTDEHDLHVHAAAVSCSADIVLTNNVRDFVGVEDYDVLTPDELFVLVDDSAPDAVAAAAAAEQADYWGRRGTADLAESLVDAGWPGFAERVQGHLRWMALSGQ from the coding sequence ATGCGGGGGGTGCTTCGGGTCTTCGTCGATGCCAACGTCCTGTACTCCCGCACCCAGCGGGACTGGCTGGCCCTGATCTACCTGCAGGGTGAGCAGTCGCCCTACGAGGTCTACTGGTCCGAGGATGTGCTGGCCGAGGTGGCCTACCACCTGCGGCGTCGGCACCCGCTCTGGTCCGGCAGGAAGATCGCGACGCTCCGTGATCGCATCGCCGGCACCTTCGAGGTCGGCCGGGTGACCGATTTCGAGGTTGTCGCCGTCGACGGCGTGACCGACGAGCACGACCTGCATGTGCACGCGGCCGCGGTGAGCTGCTCCGCCGACATCGTGCTCACCAACAACGTTCGCGACTTCGTCGGTGTCGAGGACTACGACGTCCTGACCCCGGACGAGCTGTTCGTCCTGGTCGACGACTCGGCCCCGGACGCGGTCGCGGCGGCGGCGGCGGCAGAGCAGGCTGACTACTGGGGTCGGCGGGGCACCGCCGATCTTGCGGAGTCCCTGGTCGACGCGGGATGGCCCGGCTTCGCCGAGCGGGTGCAGGGGCACCTCCGGTGGATGGCCCTCTCCGGGCAGTGA
- a CDS encoding helix-turn-helix domain-containing protein, whose amino-acid sequence MAARVDSTNRVITSESDAHVAREVLDELQGPDGVLRVEHAGRVAEPIPPEVGRVLQQVLDVMAHGGTVTISSTPAELTTSSAAAILGISRPTLLKMARADEIPSHQVGTHTRFRAEDVHAERRARRERERAAFAELRSLEDED is encoded by the coding sequence ATGGCCGCACGCGTCGACTCGACGAATCGCGTCATCACCAGCGAGAGCGATGCTCACGTCGCTCGCGAGGTGCTCGACGAGCTGCAAGGGCCGGACGGGGTGCTGCGGGTCGAGCACGCCGGCCGGGTCGCCGAGCCGATCCCCCCCGAGGTCGGCCGCGTGCTCCAGCAGGTGCTCGACGTCATGGCGCACGGAGGGACGGTGACGATCTCCTCGACCCCGGCCGAGCTCACCACCTCGTCGGCTGCGGCGATCCTCGGAATCTCGCGTCCTACGCTGCTGAAGATGGCGCGTGCCGACGAGATCCCGTCGCACCAGGTGGGGACGCACACCCGCTTCCGGGCCGAGGACGTCCACGCCGAGCGGCGTGCCCGCCGTGAGCGCGAGCGTGCAGCCTTCGCCGAGCTGCGCTCCCTGGAGGACGAAGACTGA
- a CDS encoding alpha/beta fold hydrolase, producing the protein MTTLFVHGADGYEDDQSMVAVLRGRDRVRMPAMPTDMRHAAWAMVVADHLVDDVTAVVGHSFGGSTLLRMAAEGMLGGRRVIALAAPDWGPDGWDVADYALPERVPDDVGARVALHHCLDDTEVPPEHLDLLASRLPGAAVTRHPSGGHQLEGPAIEAVADTLR; encoded by the coding sequence ATGACGACCCTCTTCGTCCATGGTGCCGACGGCTACGAGGACGACCAGTCGATGGTCGCGGTGCTCCGCGGCCGTGACCGGGTGCGGATGCCGGCGATGCCCACCGACATGCGCCATGCCGCCTGGGCGATGGTGGTCGCCGACCATCTCGTCGACGACGTGACCGCGGTGGTGGGGCACTCCTTCGGCGGCTCGACGCTGCTGCGGATGGCCGCCGAGGGGATGCTCGGCGGACGCCGGGTGATCGCGCTGGCGGCACCGGACTGGGGACCGGACGGCTGGGACGTCGCCGACTACGCGCTGCCCGAGCGTGTCCCGGACGACGTCGGTGCCCGGGTGGCGCTGCACCACTGCCTCGACGACACCGAGGTGCCGCCGGAGCACCTGGACCTGCTGGCCTCCCGCCTGCCCGGTGCGGCGGTGACCCGGCATCCCAGCGGCGGGCACCAGCTCGAGGGTCCCGCGATCGAGGCGGTCGCCGACACCCTTCGCTGA
- a CDS encoding NAD(P)/FAD-dependent oxidoreductase has protein sequence MSDPARYDHVIVGGGVAAAGAVQGIRAVSTDATIAVLGAEPDEPVYRPDLSKKLWLEDDAALDGSTLLEADPALEVRTGTEVTAIDAGAHEVTLADGSRVGYRRLLLATGAEPRTLGLAPGPRVVYYRTAADYRALAEVATAGSHVIVVGGGYIGSEMASALAQQDVRLTMVLDEQLVMAATFPEQLARRVTETFTERGVQVVHGTVADGQVSGSGITVRLEDGSEHSADAMVVGIGVTPRTGLGEAAGLEVDDGIVVDDHLRTSAADVFAAGDVARYPDPLLGRRRVEHVDHAEKSGEAAGRAMAGEDSAYETTPIFWSDLFDDGYEAIGEVSAGLETVVDAAADDLSAAVVYYLDGGRVRGVLLWNVWDSTPAARDLIAETAEQPVTDPASLRGRIPIG, from the coding sequence ATGAGCGACCCGGCCCGCTACGACCACGTCATCGTCGGTGGAGGTGTCGCCGCGGCGGGTGCCGTGCAGGGCATCCGGGCCGTCTCCACGGACGCGACCATCGCTGTGCTCGGGGCCGAGCCGGACGAGCCGGTCTACCGCCCGGACCTCTCCAAGAAGCTGTGGCTCGAGGACGACGCCGCGCTCGACGGCTCGACCCTGCTCGAGGCGGACCCGGCGCTCGAGGTGCGCACCGGCACCGAGGTGACCGCGATCGACGCCGGCGCCCACGAGGTCACCCTCGCCGACGGCTCCCGGGTCGGCTACCGCCGGCTGCTGCTCGCCACCGGCGCCGAGCCCCGCACCCTGGGGCTCGCGCCCGGGCCGCGGGTCGTCTACTACCGCACCGCCGCCGACTACCGGGCGCTGGCCGAGGTCGCCACCGCCGGCAGCCACGTCATCGTCGTCGGCGGCGGCTACATCGGCTCCGAGATGGCCTCGGCCCTGGCCCAGCAGGACGTCCGGTTGACGATGGTCCTCGACGAGCAGCTCGTGATGGCGGCGACCTTCCCTGAGCAGCTGGCCCGCCGGGTCACCGAGACCTTCACCGAGCGCGGGGTGCAGGTCGTGCACGGGACGGTCGCCGACGGACAGGTGAGCGGGTCCGGCATCACGGTGCGCCTGGAGGACGGCAGCGAGCACAGCGCGGACGCGATGGTCGTCGGCATCGGCGTCACGCCTCGGACCGGGTTGGGCGAGGCCGCCGGGCTGGAGGTGGACGACGGGATCGTGGTCGACGACCACCTGCGCACCAGCGCCGCGGACGTCTTCGCCGCCGGTGACGTGGCCCGCTACCCGGATCCGCTGCTGGGCCGGCGGCGGGTCGAGCACGTCGACCATGCGGAGAAGTCCGGCGAGGCCGCCGGCCGTGCCATGGCCGGTGAAGACAGCGCCTACGAGACCACGCCGATCTTCTGGTCCGACCTCTTCGACGACGGCTACGAGGCGATCGGCGAGGTCAGCGCCGGCCTGGAGACCGTCGTCGACGCCGCCGCCGACGACCTGTCCGCGGCGGTCGTCTACTACCTCGACGGTGGTCGCGTGCGCGGCGTGCTGCTGTGGAACGTCTGGGACAGCACCCCCGCCGCGCGTGACCTCATCGCCGAGACCGCCGAGCAGCCGGTCACCGACCCGGCCTCCCTGCGCGGCCGCATCCCCATCGGCTGA